AACCGCGGCATCCGGCCCGGGCGAGGGTCTGAGGACCCCGCCGGCCAGGTTGCCTATCTCGAGCAGGAAATCGCCGTCCTGCGCCGCAAGCTCGCCGACTCTCCGCGACACACGAGGATTCTCGAAGAGCGGATCGTCGAGCTTCAGACAAATCTGGCCGGCGTCTCCGCACAGAACGAACGACTGGCGAATACCCTCCGCGAGGCCCGCGACCAGATCGTGGCCCTCAAGGAAGAAGTCGACCGGCTCGCACAGCCGCCGGCAGGCTTCGGTGTCTTCCTGCAAGCCAATGAGGACGGCACCGTCGACATCTTCACCGGAGGCCGAAAGCTCCGCGTGAACGTCAGCCCCAGCGTCGACCCGGAAGACCTCCGGCGCGGCCAGGAAGTCATGCTCAACGAAGCGCTCAACGTGGTCGAGGCCATGGAATTCGAGCGGGCCGGGGACATCGTCACCCTCAAGGAAATCCTCGAGGACGGCGAGCGCGCCCTGGTCGTCGGGCACACCGACGAGGAAAGGGTGGTGAGGCTCGCCGAGCCGCTCCTGGACATCACCATCCGCCCCGGCGACGCCCTCCTGCTCGAACCCCGCTCCGGCTACGTCTACGAAGTCGTACCCAAGAGCGAGGTCGAGGACCTCGTCCTCGAAGAGGTCCCGGACATCGACTACGAGAAGATCGGCGGCCTGGGAGACCAGATCGAACTGATCCGCGACGCCGTCGAGCTCCCCTACCTCTACCCCGACCTGTTCAAGGAACACGAACTGCGGCCCCCGAAGGGCATCCTGCTCTACGGCCCGCCCGGCTGCGGCAAGACGCTCATCGCCAAAGCCGTCGCCAACTCCCTTGCCAAGAAGGTCGCCGAAGTGACCGGACAGGCAGCCGGGAAATCGTACTTCCTGAACATCAAGGGCCCCGAGCTCCTCAACAAGTACGTCGGCGAGACCGAGCGGCACATCCGCCTCGTCTTCCAGCGTGCCCGCGAAAAGGCCAGCGAGGGAACCCCCGTCATCGTCTTCTTCGACGAGATGGAATCCCTCTTCCGCACCCGCGGATCCGGAGTCAGCTCGGACGTGGAGAACACCATCGTCCCCCAGCTGCTCGCCGAGATCGACGGCGTGGAAGGCCTGGAGAACGTCATCGTCATCGGCGCCTCCAACCGCGAAGACATGATCGACCCGGCCATCCTGCGCCCCGGTCGCC
This genomic window from Streptomyces sp. NBC_01351 contains:
- the arc gene encoding proteasome ATPase gives rise to the protein MAAHDDDINRGIRPGRGSEDPAGQVAYLEQEIAVLRRKLADSPRHTRILEERIVELQTNLAGVSAQNERLANTLREARDQIVALKEEVDRLAQPPAGFGVFLQANEDGTVDIFTGGRKLRVNVSPSVDPEDLRRGQEVMLNEALNVVEAMEFERAGDIVTLKEILEDGERALVVGHTDEERVVRLAEPLLDITIRPGDALLLEPRSGYVYEVVPKSEVEDLVLEEVPDIDYEKIGGLGDQIELIRDAVELPYLYPDLFKEHELRPPKGILLYGPPGCGKTLIAKAVANSLAKKVAEVTGQAAGKSYFLNIKGPELLNKYVGETERHIRLVFQRAREKASEGTPVIVFFDEMESLFRTRGSGVSSDVENTIVPQLLAEIDGVEGLENVIVIGASNREDMIDPAILRPGRLDVKIKIERPDAEAAKDIFAKYLKASLPLHTDDLSEHQGSKDGTVHSMIQTVVEQMYAETEENRFLEVTYANGDKEVLYFKDFNSGAMIQNIVDRAKKMAIKAFLEHNQKGLRVAHLLQACVDEFKENEDLPNTTNPDDWARISGKKGERIVFIRTLVTGKQGADTGRSIDTVANTGQYL